In Blattabacterium cuenoti, a single window of DNA contains:
- the rseP gene encoding RIP metalloprotease RseP — protein sequence MIQILVKTIQMLLCISILVIVHELGHFAFSKLFKVHVEKFVLFFDPWFSICKKKIGKTIYGIGWVPLGGYVKIYGMSREEQNMRVDSSIREKISNNNIKFCSKSSIKRLLIVSGGIIFNVLLSIFIFSGLLFLYGEVKLPTQNVKYGIEVDSLGKEIGLQNGDKILFVNGKFIPYFNDISKEILLGEDITVDRMGNIIHLSLKNEKKRIIFDKKEFNFIIKPRVPPIINSVIKDSLAYKCGLKKNDEILSINSDLILFSDQIKDILYKNKNKLVSISFNRNEQLMNKQLILDNKGIIGIYLKSFVDMDQIFSFEKKTYSMLGCIYHGAIHTYMVLKNQILFFKNVFYFKTKAYKQLGSFFSIAKELPSEWNWEVFWVLTGTLSIWLAFVNFFPIPSLDGGYILLIIIEIITTKTISEKFVEKSNIIGFFIISCIMFIIIIWDIFKVFFS from the coding sequence ATGATACAAATTTTGGTGAAAACCATACAAATGTTACTATGTATTTCTATTTTAGTAATTGTTCATGAATTAGGTCATTTTGCATTTTCTAAACTTTTTAAAGTACATGTAGAAAAGTTTGTTTTATTTTTTGATCCTTGGTTTTCTATTTGTAAAAAAAAAATAGGAAAAACTATTTATGGAATAGGATGGGTCCCTTTAGGTGGATATGTTAAAATATATGGAATGAGTAGAGAAGAACAGAATATGCGTGTTGATTCTTCAATAAGAGAAAAAATATCAAATAATAATATAAAATTTTGTTCTAAATCTTCAATAAAAAGATTATTAATAGTATCGGGAGGAATTATTTTCAATGTATTATTATCAATTTTTATTTTTTCTGGTTTATTATTTTTATATGGAGAAGTAAAGTTACCTACTCAAAATGTTAAATATGGAATTGAAGTTGATTCTTTAGGAAAAGAAATAGGGTTGCAAAATGGAGATAAAATATTATTTGTAAATGGTAAATTTATTCCATATTTCAATGATATTTCAAAAGAAATTTTATTGGGTGAAGATATTACAGTTGATCGTATGGGAAACATTATTCATTTGTCATTAAAAAATGAAAAAAAAAGAATTATTTTTGATAAAAAAGAATTTAATTTTATCATAAAACCTCGTGTTCCTCCAATAATAAATTCTGTTATTAAAGATTCTTTAGCGTATAAATGTGGACTTAAAAAAAATGATGAAATATTATCAATTAATTCAGATTTAATTTTATTTTCAGATCAAATTAAAGATATTTTATATAAAAATAAAAATAAACTTGTTTCTATTTCTTTTAATAGAAATGAACAATTAATGAACAAACAACTTATTTTAGATAACAAAGGTATTATAGGAATTTATTTGAAAAGTTTTGTAGATATGGATCAAATTTTTTCTTTTGAAAAAAAAACATATTCTATGTTAGGATGTATTTATCATGGGGCAATACATACCTATATGGTACTTAAAAATCAAATTTTATTTTTTAAAAATGTTTTTTATTTTAAAACTAAAGCTTATAAACAACTTGGTAGTTTTTTTTCAATAGCAAAAGAACTTCCTTCTGAATGGAATTGGGAAGTATTTTGGGTATTAACAGGTACTTTATCAATTTGGTTAGCATTTGTAAATTTTTTTCCAATTCCATCACTAGATGGAGGTTATATTTTATTGATTATTATTGAAATAATTACTACTAAAA
- a CDS encoding FeoA family protein: protein MNLSDLKTGEKGIIKGYKNNNFPIKLLELGVLPGVKFEIIFISIFSDSLCISYDLSCLALRKQEAENILVEPINLCKKKIN, encoded by the coding sequence TTGAATTTATCTGACCTTAAAACAGGAGAAAAAGGAATTATAAAAGGATATAAAAATAATAATTTTCCAATTAAATTATTGGAATTAGGAGTATTACCAGGTGTAAAATTTGAAATTATTTTTATATCTATTTTTTCCGATTCATTATGTATCAGTTATGATTTATCTTGTTTAGCATTACGTAAACAAGAAGCAGAGAATATCCTCGTAGAACCTATTAATTTATGCAAAAAAAAAATAAATTAG
- the feoB gene encoding ferrous iron transport protein B, whose translation MQKKNKLVLIGNPNVGKTSLFNQLTGLNQKVGNYLGVTVDKKIGYFYHHKLSYQIIDLPGTYSLYPSSKDDEIIGTILNNEKNKDYPDITLFIADSSNLKKSLLLFKQIQDLGIPILLILNMLDEAKRKGIILNVKKLKQILSTEIVLINARTGEGIIKLKNKINFLNAKKKFIRYHNNSTFLSSSILYLKAVKKIQQYYNINIYKAWYYLACQNLEQHTYIKQIKNKYNIISKRLQVKEIFNRYEEIEKIISQTVHISCHEKTKKIINFSNKIDNYFFIHPFWGYFIFFLFLFCIFQSIFIWASLPKKLLEFCFLFIQKKLENVYPGPINDFILHGILPGISIIFTFIPQIVILLFFILLMEETGYINRVIFLMDRLMRPFGLNGKSVVPIISSLACAIPAILSSRHIENYRERLITILATPFITCSARLPVYSLIISIIIPDKQWLVFHLRGIVLMGMYLLGFLTSLSISMIFHIFLKKDYKSHLIMEMPTYKWPILNNILISLWIHIKSFIFHTGKMILLISVLIWSLGNIGPSNTTINKYFMIQKQNLNHSYLGIIGKKIEPFISPLGYDWKIGIGLLSSFVAREVFVSTMATVYSIEQNNYHHPLKERMKKEIDVNSKQPIYNLATGFSLLFFYAFSMQCMSTLSIIKKETKTWKWAIIQFILMTFLAYSSSFIIFQILKT comes from the coding sequence ATGCAAAAAAAAAATAAATTAGTTCTTATTGGAAATCCCAATGTTGGCAAAACATCTTTATTTAATCAATTAACTGGATTAAATCAAAAAGTAGGAAATTATTTAGGTGTAACCGTTGATAAAAAAATAGGATATTTCTATCATCATAAACTATCTTATCAAATCATAGATCTTCCTGGAACGTATAGTCTTTATCCATCATCAAAAGATGATGAAATTATTGGAACTATTTTAAATAATGAAAAAAATAAAGATTATCCAGATATAACACTTTTTATAGCAGATTCTTCAAATTTAAAAAAAAGTCTATTATTATTTAAACAAATACAAGATTTAGGCATACCAATTTTATTGATTTTAAATATGCTTGATGAAGCAAAAAGAAAAGGAATTATTTTAAATGTAAAAAAATTGAAACAAATTCTTTCTACAGAAATAGTATTAATTAATGCTAGAACAGGAGAAGGAATTATCAAATTAAAAAATAAAATCAATTTTTTAAACGCAAAAAAAAAATTTATTCGTTATCATAATAATTCTACGTTTTTGTCTTCTTCAATTCTGTATTTAAAAGCTGTTAAAAAAATTCAACAATATTATAATATTAATATTTATAAAGCTTGGTATTATTTAGCATGCCAAAATTTAGAACAACATACATATATCAAACAAATTAAAAATAAATATAATATTATTTCAAAAAGATTACAAGTCAAAGAAATTTTTAACAGATATGAAGAAATAGAAAAAATTATTTCCCAAACGGTTCACATTTCTTGTCATGAAAAAACAAAAAAAATTATTAATTTTTCAAACAAAATTGATAACTATTTTTTCATTCATCCATTTTGGGGGTATTTTATTTTTTTTTTATTTCTATTTTGTATTTTTCAAAGTATTTTTATTTGGGCAAGTCTACCAAAAAAATTATTAGAATTTTGTTTTTTATTTATTCAAAAAAAATTAGAAAACGTTTATCCTGGTCCTATCAATGATTTTATATTACATGGAATTTTACCAGGGATTAGTATTATTTTCACTTTTATTCCACAAATTGTTATTCTATTATTTTTTATTCTTCTTATGGAAGAAACAGGTTATATAAATAGAGTGATATTTTTAATGGATAGACTAATGCGACCTTTCGGATTAAATGGTAAAAGCGTAGTCCCAATTATTTCTAGTCTTGCTTGTGCTATTCCTGCTATTCTTTCTTCTAGACATATTGAAAATTATAGAGAACGATTAATCACAATCTTAGCAACTCCTTTTATTACCTGCTCAGCTAGATTACCAGTGTATTCACTGATTATTTCTATTATTATTCCAGATAAACAATGGTTAGTTTTTCATTTAAGAGGAATTGTTTTAATGGGAATGTATTTATTAGGATTTTTAACTTCATTAAGTATTTCCATGATTTTTCATATTTTTTTAAAAAAAGATTATAAAAGTCATCTAATCATGGAAATGCCAACATATAAATGGCCAATTTTAAATAATATATTAATATCATTATGGATTCATATCAAATCATTTATTTTTCATACTGGAAAAATGATATTACTAATTAGTGTATTAATTTGGAGTTTAGGAAATATAGGCCCTTCTAATACAACAATAAATAAATACTTTATGATACAAAAACAAAACTTAAATCATTCTTACTTAGGTATTATAGGCAAAAAAATCGAACCATTTATTTCTCCATTAGGATATGATTGGAAAATAGGAATAGGATTACTTTCTTCTTTTGTTGCTAGAGAAGTTTTTGTAAGTACAATGGCTACCGTGTATAGTATAGAACAAAATAATTATCATCATCCGTTAAAAGAAAGAATGAAAAAAGAAATTGATGTAAATAGTAAACAACCTATTTATAATTTAGCTACAGGATTTTCTTTATTATTTTTTTATGCATTTTCAATGCAATGTATGAGCACATTATCTATTATAAAAAAAGAAACTAAAACATGGAAATGGGCAATTATACAATTTATTTTAATGACTTTTTTAGCTTATAGTTCTTCTTTTATTATTTTTCAAATTTTAAAAACATAA